GTTCTGGAGTCCGAGTACTACCGATTAGCGCTGGGAAATATCCTACATCTTGGAGGGAAAGAACTTACATTTTCACTAGGGGGTATCACTCATTATTTTCCCCGGAGCAGAGATGCCCGGTCCTGAATAATCAGTGAGGCATAAACTTTTTTCACAACTGTTGGGCCAGGAAAATACCGGCGGCGATGGCCAAAAGTATGGGGGGCTTCAGTTGTCGAAATAAGCCATGGTTTATTTGTTACAGCGATAAACCAGGTTGCCGCTCGTGAGTTATTTGGGAAACCAGGCCGCTGGGCCTGATAAATAACTATCCCTAGAGATGCCTACGATGAATAAGTTTTTCGCTGTGACTACCGCTGCTGTTGCCATGAGCCTTGCTTCTTTCGCCAATGCTGCGCCTGCAACCGGCAACCCAGGCACCGTGCGTTTTATCGGTGAAATCGTTTCCGGTGCATGCGGTATCGACGCCAACTCCCTTGATCAAACTGTGTCGCTGGGGCAGGTGCCGTCGAACCGTTTCAAGGCTACGGGTGATCGCTCCGACCCGGTCAAGTTCGACATCGTCCTGACCGACTGCGACACCACCACCCAGAAGAACGCCCGCTTTACCTTCAGCGGTGTGCAGGACCCGGCGGTTCCAGCACTGTTCGCTACTACTGGCCTGGCCCAGAACGTCGGCATCCGCTTGCAGGCCAGCGCTGGTGAAATGCTCGATAACGGCAAGGAGCAGGTCGCGCCGGTCGTTCTGCAAGACGGCAACAACACCGTGACCTTCGCGGCGATGTACGAAGCCACCGCTGCTGCCGTGACCACCGGTGAAGCGGACAGCGTTGCCAACTTCACCGTTGCCTACAACTGATACGCCCGTATCGATTGTTTTAAGGAAAAGGGGCGATAGCCCCTTTTTTCTTATCCGTCAGAGCACTGTTTAAAGGGTATTGCCCGTGTACTGCCGCACACTTTTTGTGTCTTGCGTATTGATCACCTCTGCGCGCTATTCAAATGCCGTGGAGTTCAATTCGGAGTTTCTGAATATTGATCGAAAGGACAATATCAGCCTCGGTCAGTTTACCCATGCCCAATACACTGTGCCCGGCAGTTACTTGCTGGATATCACGGTCAATCAGCGTTACTTCGGCAACCGTTCCATTGAATTCAAAAGTGCTGACGATCCGCAGGAAAGTTACGCCTGCCTGCCAGAAGAACTGGTGGCGATGTTCGGCTTGAAACCGGACGTATTGAAGAGCCTGCCACGACTGTCTGACGGCCAGTGCGTTGATTTGCGCGGGATCGACAACGCCAGCATCAAGTACATCAAAAGTCTGGGCCGACTCTCGATCAGTCTGCCGCAGGCGACGTTCGAATATGACGATCCCAATTACATTCCCCCGGCGGCCTGGAGCGAGGGGCTGGACGGCGCATTGCTTGATTACCGGGTGATTGCCAACAGCCGCCAGTCCTCGGGATCCGGTGATTCCCGTTCGTTGCAAAGTTACGGCACGGCCGGGTTGAACATTGACGCCTGGCGGATTCGTGCCGATTACCAGGCCCGGCAAGAGTCCGGTAACCAGAGTGGCGATATCAACAGCAAGGCGTTCCAGTTGAACCGTCTCTATGCCTATCGCGCCTTGCCGGCCATCCGCTCGAAACTGTCGGTGGGCGAAGATTATTTGAACTCCGATGTGTTCGATACGTTTGCCCTGCGTGGTGCCACGCTGAGCAGTGACGACCGCATGCTGCCGCCCAGTTTGCGCGGTTATGCGCCATTGATCAGCGGTTTGGCGCGGACCAACGCGACCGTGACTGTGTCGCAGCAGGGCCGTGTGTTGTATTCGACCACGGTCACGCCAGGCGCATTCAGCATTCAGGATTTGAACAGCAGCGCCCAAGGCACGCTGGATGTCACCGTGCGCGAAGAGGACGGCACCGAGCAGACCTTTACAGTCACCACGGCGGCGGTACCGTTTCTGTCCCGCGAGGGCGAGTTGCGCTACAAGGTTTCGGCCGGGCAGCCGCGGCTCAACGGCGCCGGTGGCACCGAGCCCGGGTTTATCGCTTCAGAGATCGCCTACGGTTTGCCACGGGACTGGACCGTGTATGGCGGCGTACTTACAGCTTCGGATTACTTCTCGGACGCCATCGGTGTCGGTAAGGATCTGGGGGTGTTCGGCGCCTTGTCGGCAGACGTCACCACGTCGCGGGCCAAGCTGCGCTGGAGTGGCGAAACGGTGGTCGGTAACTCGTACCGGATCAACTATTCCAAGCGTTTCGATGCCATTGGCACAGACCTGCGGTTTCTCGGCTATCGCTTTTCCGACAAGACGTTTACCAACTTCTCGCAGTTTGTCGGTGATGTGGATTCCTATTCGCTGAACTCGGGCAAACAGCGTTATTCGGTGACGCTGGCCAAGCATTTTTCCTGGCTGTCGACGAGTGTCTCCTACGACCATTCCACCTATTGGGATGCCGCGCCTTCCGAGCGTTTCGGTCTGTCGCTGGCGCGCAGTTTTTCCATCGGCAACGTCAAGAACATCAACGCCAACCTGTCCGCGTATCAAACCCGCAATACGCGGCAGAACGACTCGCAGATCTATCTCGGGGTTTCCATTCCGCTGGGTGGTAACTCGATGTTGTCGAGCAACATGCAGCGCTCGGGAGCAGGGGCGTCGTCGGGCAACGTCGGTTATAGCCATGACGACGGCGATGGCCTGAATTATCAGGTGTATGGCGGGATCGGGGACAACCGCTACGTCAACGCATATGTCGGCAAGCGCGCATCCCGCTATCGAGCCAACGCGTCTGCTACCACCGATGGCAGCACCTACCGTTCGCTGACCGGCGAGCTCGACAGTTCGCTGGTCGCCACCCGCTATGGCGTGTCGGCGCATGGCAACGGCTCGAATGGCGATACCCGGTTGCTGGTGTCGACCGACGGCGTGCCGGACGTGGCGTTCAGTGGTCAGACCCGTTCCAACCGGGCCGGTTACGCGGTGATGGACGGTTTGCCCTCGTTCCAGGCCTATGAAGCGCGGATCAACATGGAAAAGTTACCGCTCAACACAGAAGTCTCCAACCCGGTGCAGCGTCTGGCGCTGACCGAGGGCGCTATCGGCTATGTCAATTTTTCCACTGCCCGTGGGCATAACGCCTACGTGACGTTGACCCGGGCTGATGGCAAACCGGTGCCTTTCGGTGCGTCGGTGCAGGACAAACACACCAACAAGGAAGTGGGCATCGTCGGTGAAGCCGGGGTGACTTACCTGCTGGGCGTCAAAGCGCAGGCTGAGTTGGTCGCGGTGTGGGACGACGTCAATCGTTGTGCCCTGGCCGCACTGCCTGAAGAAGACGTCGTGACCAACATCGCCAAACCCGTGCGCTGCCTTTAATCCGGGACCGAACCAGGCCCTGTCCTTATCCTTGCGGAGAGACCTCATGCAAACTCTTTCATCGGCCACAACCCGTGGCCTGTTCAATCGTCTGGGCCTCATTGCAGGCCTGTGTGTTCCGTTGTTGGCCAACGCGGCCGTGGTGCCGGATCGAACGCGAATCGTGTTCGAGGAGAGCGCGCCGTCAGTCAGCGTCACGCTGAGCAACAAGAACGCACAGTTGCCTTTTGTCGTGCAGTCGTGGATCGAAAACGAAGCCGGTCAGAAGGTCACGACGCCGTTCATGGTGCTGCCGCCATTGCAGCGCATTGAACCCAGTGAAAGCAGCGTGCTGCGCATCGTGAAACTGCCTGAGCTGGCCTTGCCCAAAGATCGCGAGTCGGTGTTTTACCTCAACGTGCGCGAGATTCCGCCCAAGACCCAGGCCGTCAATTCGATGCAGATCGCCTTGCAGTCGAAGATCAAGCTGTTCTATCGCCCGGCCTCGGTCAAACGCGAACGTGGCGACGATCTGGCACTGGGCCTGAAGCTGAAAGTCGATCCGGGCACTAAACAGCTTTTGGTGGATAACCCGACGCCGTTTCACATCACCGTGGTCGGGTTGCTGGCCGGTGAGCAAAAGACCCGCATGCCGATCGACACGATCATGATCGCGCCCTACGCCAACGCACGCTTTCCATTGACCAGCACGGCGTTCACCTCGCTGCGGGTATCGAACATGAACGACTTCGGTGGGCAGACCGATACGCTGTTCAATTGCGCAGCGAATGTCTGCACGGGCGTCAAGCCATGAAGCGCACGCAGCTCAGGCTTTGTCTGGCGATGCTGTTGCTGATGTTTTCTCAGGCGTCCTGGGCGATGTTGTGTAAATCCTTGAATGACGGCTCTTACCTGAGTGAGTACATCGGTCCGGTGTCGGTGCCCGATACCGTGCCGGACGGTACGATCATCTGGCGCTCGAAAACGCATGTGGTGCCCGCCAAGTGCTTTAAGGTTCACGACATCCATTTTGCCGAAGACGATCCGATTTATTTCTACGGCAACCCGGCCGGATTGAACGCGACGCCCTGGGGTATTGAGTTTGGTCTGGTGTACAAGGGGGTGACAGCCTGGGACGGTGACTGGAGCGCCAACCCAACCCAAGGGGTGAATACCGGTTTTGTTTCACGCGGCTGCCCGTCTGCCACCAATGATGCAGAGATGTTGCCGTGTTCGTTGGTCAGTCCGAGCATCGCGTTTCAGGTGGTCATCCGCAAACGCGGGCTGTTACCGCTGCAGCGGCCCTCACAAGATACGTACGATGTATTCCAGTTCGACGGTTTATATGGACTCAATGGCGGGCCGGGCAACCCGTTCGGCAATTTCCGTTTTCAACTCAGCGGCCTGCAAAACATTGTCGGGACGGCTTGCAGTGTTGATGTGACGGTCACTCCGGAGCCTGGAATCGTCGATTTCGGGATTATCCAGAAAACCGCCACTGGCTTCTCACCGCCCAATCCGACCCGGCCGTTCAGCCTGGCGCTGGAGAAACGATGCAGCACGGCGATCAACCTGGGTGCCACGTTGGTCACCACTCAACAGCAGGGTGATTACACCCTTGTGCCCACCAGTGATAGCCAGTTCGGCATTCAGGTGCGGGACTCACGCAACCAACTGGTGCCGATCAACGAACCTTTTCCTCTGGTCAATTTCCCGGCGGACGTGACTCATATCGACCTGCCGTTCAGTGCTTCGGTCGTATCGTTGGGCGATCCCAAGGTCGGACCTTTCGAAGCGATCATGGTGGTGCAGATCATCTATTACTGAGGCAGGCTGCCGGCGCCAGCGGCGCTATTATTTGTATGCGTTGTCTCTGGGAAATTTCCTACATGACTGTCGGATAAGTCCTTCGCAGCATGCTCTCGACTGTCGCCAATATGCCTGCTCTCGGGTCGATTAAGCGATGAATTGACGATGGCCTCCCCACGTATTCTGGTGTTGGAAAATCAAGGTTTTGCGCGCAGCGTGCTGGTGAAGATGTTGCAGCGCCTGGGCGTACATGACGTGGTACAAGCCACGGATGGCGAACATGCGATGGTGCAGATGCATCTGTATGGCGGCGTCGACATCGTGCTGTGCGACCTGACCGACCGCGGGCTCGATTGCCTTGAGTTTCTGCGGTGCGCCAGTCAAAGCGGCATGGTGCGCGCGGTGGTGCTGTGCAGCGAATTGCAACCAGAGTTGCATCGTGCGCTGGGGCAAATGCAATCGCTGGCCGGGCTGCAACTGCTCGGGATACTGCGGCGACCCATTCAATTGCGCTCACTGCATCGTCTGCTGCACCGCTTCAGTCTCGCTCGGGCAGTGCCGGTGCCGAGCGTGCTGCGCAAAGAACTGCCCAGTGAAGATGAGGTGCGCCGCGGGCTTGCGTTGGGAGAGTTTCGTGCCTGGTTTCAGCCGCAGATAGAACTCCAGACCGGCACAGCCGTCGGGTTCGAGGCGCTTGCGCGATGGCAGCATCCGGCACGGGGTGTGTTGCTGCCCAGTGAGTTCCTGGCAGCGGTGCTGGCGTATGACTTGATTGATCAAATGTTCAAACACCTGCTGGAGCAGGGCTTGAGCCTGATGGGCATCTTGCGTCGCCAAGGTTTCAACCTGACGCTGGCGTTCAACCTGCATGCCTCGCAACTGGCCAGCGGTGAACTGATCGAGCACATCAAACGGGCACTTGAGCGACATGCCTTCAAGGGCTCGACGCTGATGTTCGAACTGGCGGAAAACGGCTTGCTCGACAGCGCCCCCGGCATCCATGAAAACCTCCTGCGCCTGAGACTGTTGGGCTGCGGTCTGTCGGTCGATGACTTTGGTGTGGGCTTCTCCTCGCTCAAGCTGCTTTGCCAGCTACCGTTCAATCAGATCAAGCTCGATGGACGCTTCGTCCAGCGCCTGGATCGTCAACGCAATCGCGCCATGGTGACCTGCACACAGGGGCTGGCGCAGTCGCTGGACATGAGGCTGGTGATCGAGGGCGTCAGCAGTTCGCGGATTCACGAGGGCTTGCTTGAACTGGGGTGTGACACCGGTCAGGGGTATCACCTGGCCCGGCCGATGACTGGGCACGATTTGCTGCAATGGCTGGAAGCGTTGGAGGGTGCACAGTGAATACTTCACGGTTTGCTCCGATGTGTTTGCAGAATTTTCCTACACTTCATTCTCGCTCGTGTATTTTTGCTGCACGCACCGAATGGCTTGCTGTACCACTCTCACTCATGGCCTTGACGATGTCGGTTGCCGGCGTGCTCTCCAGAGGTTTTTATGCTTAAAGCGATAGTTGTGGACGATCATCCGTTCATTCGCTCTTCGGTCAAAATGCTGCTCAAGCAGGAACAGTTCGAAGTCGTGGCCGAGGCGGACAACGGCGCCGATGCTGTGCAATTGGCCCGTGAACACGCCCCGGATCTGATTATTCTGGATATCGCCATGCCCAAGCTCGATGGGCTGGAAGTGATTTCGCGCATCAGCGCACTGGGGCTGTCGAGCAAGGTGCTGGTGCTGACCTCGCAATCGGCGCTGTTCTATTCCATGCGCTGCATGAAGGCCGGAGCCGCTGGTTATATCTCCAAGACCAACGACCTCGATGAACTGATCAAAGCCATCAAGGCCGTGATGGACGGCTATACCTTCTTTCCCAATCTGGCCACCAGCTCGGTACGGCGCAGTGATGTCGATGCCAATGATCTGGAGCTCATCCAGAGCCTGTCCGATCGTGAATTAGCGATCCTGCAACAGTTATCCAATGGCCTGAGCAACAAGGAAATCGGTGAAGCGATGTTGCTGAGCAACAAAACCGTCAGCACTTACAAGACCCGCCTGATCGAGAAGCTCAAGGTCAAATCGGTGGTGTACCTCGCCGATTTTGCCAAGCGCAATAACCTTGTCTGAATGAATACTTCC
The sequence above is drawn from the Pseudomonas sp. FP2196 genome and encodes:
- a CDS encoding fimbrial protein gives rise to the protein MNKFFAVTTAAVAMSLASFANAAPATGNPGTVRFIGEIVSGACGIDANSLDQTVSLGQVPSNRFKATGDRSDPVKFDIVLTDCDTTTQKNARFTFSGVQDPAVPALFATTGLAQNVGIRLQASAGEMLDNGKEQVAPVVLQDGNNTVTFAAMYEATAAAVTTGEADSVANFTVAYN
- a CDS encoding fimbria/pilus outer membrane usher protein → MEFNSEFLNIDRKDNISLGQFTHAQYTVPGSYLLDITVNQRYFGNRSIEFKSADDPQESYACLPEELVAMFGLKPDVLKSLPRLSDGQCVDLRGIDNASIKYIKSLGRLSISLPQATFEYDDPNYIPPAAWSEGLDGALLDYRVIANSRQSSGSGDSRSLQSYGTAGLNIDAWRIRADYQARQESGNQSGDINSKAFQLNRLYAYRALPAIRSKLSVGEDYLNSDVFDTFALRGATLSSDDRMLPPSLRGYAPLISGLARTNATVTVSQQGRVLYSTTVTPGAFSIQDLNSSAQGTLDVTVREEDGTEQTFTVTTAAVPFLSREGELRYKVSAGQPRLNGAGGTEPGFIASEIAYGLPRDWTVYGGVLTASDYFSDAIGVGKDLGVFGALSADVTTSRAKLRWSGETVVGNSYRINYSKRFDAIGTDLRFLGYRFSDKTFTNFSQFVGDVDSYSLNSGKQRYSVTLAKHFSWLSTSVSYDHSTYWDAAPSERFGLSLARSFSIGNVKNINANLSAYQTRNTRQNDSQIYLGVSIPLGGNSMLSSNMQRSGAGASSGNVGYSHDDGDGLNYQVYGGIGDNRYVNAYVGKRASRYRANASATTDGSTYRSLTGELDSSLVATRYGVSAHGNGSNGDTRLLVSTDGVPDVAFSGQTRSNRAGYAVMDGLPSFQAYEARINMEKLPLNTEVSNPVQRLALTEGAIGYVNFSTARGHNAYVTLTRADGKPVPFGASVQDKHTNKEVGIVGEAGVTYLLGVKAQAELVAVWDDVNRCALAALPEEDVVTNIAKPVRCL
- a CDS encoding molecular chaperone, which gives rise to MQTLSSATTRGLFNRLGLIAGLCVPLLANAAVVPDRTRIVFEESAPSVSVTLSNKNAQLPFVVQSWIENEAGQKVTTPFMVLPPLQRIEPSESSVLRIVKLPELALPKDRESVFYLNVREIPPKTQAVNSMQIALQSKIKLFYRPASVKRERGDDLALGLKLKVDPGTKQLLVDNPTPFHITVVGLLAGEQKTRMPIDTIMIAPYANARFPLTSTAFTSLRVSNMNDFGGQTDTLFNCAANVCTGVKP
- a CDS encoding fimbrial protein, giving the protein MKRTQLRLCLAMLLLMFSQASWAMLCKSLNDGSYLSEYIGPVSVPDTVPDGTIIWRSKTHVVPAKCFKVHDIHFAEDDPIYFYGNPAGLNATPWGIEFGLVYKGVTAWDGDWSANPTQGVNTGFVSRGCPSATNDAEMLPCSLVSPSIAFQVVIRKRGLLPLQRPSQDTYDVFQFDGLYGLNGGPGNPFGNFRFQLSGLQNIVGTACSVDVTVTPEPGIVDFGIIQKTATGFSPPNPTRPFSLALEKRCSTAINLGATLVTTQQQGDYTLVPTSDSQFGIQVRDSRNQLVPINEPFPLVNFPADVTHIDLPFSASVVSLGDPKVGPFEAIMVVQIIYY
- a CDS encoding EAL domain-containing protein, whose product is MASPRILVLENQGFARSVLVKMLQRLGVHDVVQATDGEHAMVQMHLYGGVDIVLCDLTDRGLDCLEFLRCASQSGMVRAVVLCSELQPELHRALGQMQSLAGLQLLGILRRPIQLRSLHRLLHRFSLARAVPVPSVLRKELPSEDEVRRGLALGEFRAWFQPQIELQTGTAVGFEALARWQHPARGVLLPSEFLAAVLAYDLIDQMFKHLLEQGLSLMGILRRQGFNLTLAFNLHASQLASGELIEHIKRALERHAFKGSTLMFELAENGLLDSAPGIHENLLRLRLLGCGLSVDDFGVGFSSLKLLCQLPFNQIKLDGRFVQRLDRQRNRAMVTCTQGLAQSLDMRLVIEGVSSSRIHEGLLELGCDTGQGYHLARPMTGHDLLQWLEALEGAQ
- a CDS encoding response regulator transcription factor — protein: MLKAIVVDDHPFIRSSVKMLLKQEQFEVVAEADNGADAVQLAREHAPDLIILDIAMPKLDGLEVISRISALGLSSKVLVLTSQSALFYSMRCMKAGAAGYISKTNDLDELIKAIKAVMDGYTFFPNLATSSVRRSDVDANDLELIQSLSDRELAILQQLSNGLSNKEIGEAMLLSNKTVSTYKTRLIEKLKVKSVVYLADFAKRNNLV